Proteins encoded within one genomic window of Bacillus sp. F19:
- a CDS encoding ABC transporter ATP-binding protein/permease, with translation MSTGKRLIRYAALYKRTLILALIMLAVAVGAELTGPFIAKKMIDDHILGIEKKWHETAEGENAVNYNGSWYKREDYFEPGEEKGKEVHILQVQRDYYFIPGEIQFDGVRRANGKSVIIERGTESVSYTGSRLTSEQLFTFYQPEIKGLITLIAIYFGLLVFASFFHYGQRYFLQITSNRIIQKMRQDVFEHIQRLPVVYFDNLPAGKVVARITNDTEAIRELFVAVLSTFFTSAIYITGIFIALFLLDVKLALICTIILPILAVWSIVYRKYASTYNHKIRSLVSDINGTINESIQGMTIIQAFRRQEETKAEFEELNTSHFHFQNKLLGLNSLLSHNMVGFMRNCAFVALIWYFGGASIGVGSMVSIGVLYAFVDYLNRLFQPITGIVNQFAQLETARVASERVFSLLDEKGTDVSEKEEPRYKGNVAFENVWFGYKEGEYVLKNIDFEAKQGETVALVGHTGSGKSSIMNLLFRFYDIKEGKITIDGEDILSMPRQAVREHMGIVLQDPFLFTGTIASNVSLNNSDITREQVEKALKDVGADQLLKHLPLGFDEPVIEKGSTLSSGQRQLISFARALAYDPAILILDEATASIDTETEAVIQDALEVLKKGRTTFIIAHRLSTIKNADQILVLDRGEIAEKGNHDELMKLKGKYYQMYELQQGKQNTLAG, from the coding sequence ATGAGTACAGGAAAAAGACTGATCCGCTATGCAGCCCTTTATAAAAGAACATTAATACTGGCCTTAATCATGCTTGCCGTTGCAGTCGGGGCTGAGCTTACAGGTCCATTTATCGCAAAAAAAATGATCGATGACCACATATTGGGCATTGAGAAAAAGTGGCATGAAACAGCAGAAGGAGAAAATGCTGTAAACTACAATGGATCCTGGTATAAACGTGAGGATTACTTTGAACCAGGTGAAGAAAAAGGCAAGGAAGTTCACATTCTGCAAGTGCAGCGTGATTATTATTTCATACCGGGTGAAATTCAGTTTGACGGAGTCAGAAGAGCGAATGGAAAATCGGTCATTATCGAACGTGGAACAGAATCTGTTTCTTATACAGGCAGCAGGCTCACATCTGAACAGCTGTTTACGTTCTATCAGCCAGAAATCAAAGGGCTCATTACTTTGATTGCCATTTATTTTGGTTTGCTTGTATTTGCCTCATTCTTTCACTATGGACAGCGCTATTTTCTGCAGATTACATCAAATCGCATTATTCAAAAAATGCGTCAGGATGTATTTGAACATATCCAGCGATTGCCGGTTGTTTATTTTGATAACCTTCCGGCCGGTAAGGTTGTTGCAAGAATCACAAACGATACGGAAGCAATTAGAGAACTGTTTGTAGCGGTGCTCTCAACATTCTTTACAAGTGCCATTTATATAACAGGCATTTTCATTGCATTATTCCTGCTTGATGTAAAACTTGCACTAATCTGTACGATTATCCTGCCAATCCTGGCCGTCTGGAGCATCGTATACCGAAAATACGCTTCAACCTACAATCATAAGATTCGTTCGCTTGTCAGCGATATTAACGGAACAATAAATGAATCGATTCAGGGTATGACGATTATTCAGGCTTTCCGCAGGCAGGAAGAAACGAAAGCGGAATTTGAAGAATTAAACACATCCCATTTTCACTTTCAAAATAAGCTGCTTGGTCTGAACTCCCTGCTGTCGCATAATATGGTAGGATTTATGCGGAACTGTGCGTTCGTGGCCCTCATCTGGTATTTCGGCGGAGCCTCTATAGGCGTAGGTTCAATGGTATCAATAGGAGTTCTTTATGCGTTTGTAGATTATTTAAACAGACTTTTTCAGCCAATCACAGGGATTGTGAATCAATTCGCCCAGCTTGAAACAGCACGTGTTGCTTCTGAAAGAGTGTTTAGCCTGCTTGATGAAAAAGGAACGGATGTCAGCGAGAAAGAAGAGCCGCGATATAAAGGAAATGTCGCGTTTGAAAATGTATGGTTCGGCTATAAAGAAGGCGAATATGTTTTGAAAAATATCGATTTTGAAGCGAAACAGGGTGAAACCGTAGCACTAGTCGGACACACAGGTTCCGGAAAAAGTTCGATTATGAATTTACTGTTCCGTTTTTATGATATTAAAGAGGGTAAGATCACAATCGACGGCGAAGATATTCTATCAATGCCGCGCCAAGCGGTTAGAGAACATATGGGAATTGTGCTTCAGGATCCATTTTTGTTCACTGGAACGATCGCTTCGAATGTAAGCCTTAATAATTCGGATATCACCAGAGAACAAGTGGAGAAAGCATTAAAAGATGTTGGCGCAGATCAATTGCTTAAGCATCTGCCGCTTGGATTCGATGAGCCTGTTATCGAAAAAGGCAGCACGCTCTCATCAGGACAGCGTCAGCTCATTTCATTTGCAAGAGCACTTGCTTATGATCCTGCTATCCTCATATTAGATGAAGCTACGGCAAGCATTGACACAGAGACAGAAGCTGTCATCCAAGATGCACTTGAAGTTCTGAAAAAAGGCAGAACAACGTTTATCATTGCTCATCGGCTTTCTACTATTAAGAATGCAGATCAAATTCTTGTCCTTGACCGGGGTGAAATAGCGGAGAAAGGCAATCACGATGAATTAATGAAGCTAAAAGGAAAGTACTATCAAATGTATGAACTTCAGCAGGGAAAACAGAATACCCTTGCAGGATAA
- a CDS encoding NAD(P)H-binding protein encodes MKIALFGGTGRVGKAFLKQAINGGHQVRMLVRDPAKIEDIYKNAEIINGNARDFQCIENTVSGCNAVVSCLGTDGDNTLTVSVPLIVQAMRNENINRVITIGTAGILQARSNPELYRFQSNESKRTMTRAANEHLNAFLTLKASNLQWTIVCPTYLPDGKLTKKFRFEEDYLPQDGKQISAEDTGYFTYQVLTEQSFICKRAGLAY; translated from the coding sequence ATGAAAATCGCATTATTTGGCGGAACAGGGAGAGTTGGCAAAGCATTTTTAAAACAGGCCATAAATGGTGGTCACCAGGTTAGAATGCTTGTCAGAGATCCTGCAAAAATAGAGGACATATATAAAAATGCTGAAATCATTAACGGAAATGCACGGGACTTTCAATGTATTGAAAATACAGTTTCAGGCTGTAATGCTGTTGTCAGCTGTCTCGGCACGGATGGAGATAATACCCTGACAGTCTCAGTGCCGCTTATTGTCCAGGCAATGAGAAACGAAAACATTAACAGAGTGATTACGATTGGTACAGCTGGTATTTTACAGGCACGGTCCAACCCTGAGCTTTACAGATTTCAATCAAATGAGTCAAAACGGACAATGACAAGAGCAGCGAACGAACATTTAAATGCCTTCCTGACACTTAAAGCGTCAAATCTCCAATGGACAATCGTCTGTCCAACCTATTTGCCGGATGGGAAATTAACAAAGAAATTCAGATTTGAGGAAGATTATCTTCCCCAGGACGGAAAGCAAATATCTGCTGAGGATACAGGTTATTTCACTTATCAGGTTCTCACTGAACAGTCCTTTATCTGTAAACGCGCTGGACTTGCTTACTAA
- a CDS encoding transporter substrate-binding domain-containing protein: MKRFFSLFALLSVFVLILSACGTGGDNKKEGDQAGSGSDAELFDKVKEEGVLVIGTEGTYPPFTFHDDKDKLTGFDVEIAQEVAKRLGVKAEFKETQWDAMFAGLDAKRFDMIANQVGIKPEREEKYDFSEPYISSAAVLVTHKENKDIQSFEDLKGKKAAQSLTSNYGEIAKENGAELVGVEGFTQAIDLINSKRADATINDKLSVLDFKNQRGNAPIQIVDESEDAAQSGLMFRKDSGKLVEEVNKALAEMKEDGTYKKISEKWFGEDVSE, encoded by the coding sequence ATGAAAAGATTTTTTAGTCTATTTGCACTTTTATCAGTGTTTGTACTGATTTTGTCAGCTTGCGGAACAGGCGGGGATAATAAGAAAGAGGGGGATCAGGCAGGTTCTGGCAGTGATGCTGAACTGTTTGATAAAGTAAAAGAAGAAGGTGTCCTTGTCATTGGTACAGAAGGTACATATCCGCCTTTCACATTCCATGATGACAAAGATAAATTAACCGGTTTTGATGTAGAGATCGCACAAGAGGTTGCAAAGCGTCTTGGTGTGAAAGCTGAATTTAAAGAAACTCAGTGGGACGCTATGTTTGCCGGTCTTGATGCTAAACGCTTTGATATGATTGCCAACCAAGTCGGCATCAAACCTGAACGCGAGGAGAAATATGATTTCTCTGAACCATATATTTCATCGGCAGCTGTACTTGTCACGCATAAAGAAAACAAAGACATCCAATCATTTGAAGACTTAAAAGGGAAAAAAGCAGCTCAATCCTTAACAAGCAACTACGGGGAAATTGCCAAGGAAAACGGAGCTGAGCTTGTTGGGGTAGAAGGGTTTACACAAGCAATTGATCTCATTAATTCAAAACGTGCAGATGCAACGATTAATGACAAGCTTTCAGTACTCGATTTCAAGAATCAGCGCGGCAACGCTCCGATTCAAATTGTAGATGAGAGCGAAGATGCTGCACAAAGCGGATTAATGTTCCGTAAAGACAGCGGCAAGTTAGTGGAAGAAGTGAATAAAGCATTAGCTGAAATGAAAGAAGACGGCACATACAAAAAAATCTCCGAAAAATGGTTTGGCGAAGATGTATCTGAATAA
- a CDS encoding amino acid ABC transporter permease, with translation MYLNNIFADPERLERLADIAQSSFLPLVKGALYYTLPLTLITFVIGLILAILTALARISTIKPLQIIARIYVSIIRGTPLLVQLFIIFYGLPSVGITISPFISAVIGFSLNVGAYASEIIRAAILSTPKGQWEAGYSIGMSYAQTLKRIILPQATRVSIPPLSNTFISLVKDTSLASLILVSEMFRKAQEIAATNYEFLLMYSLAGFLYWIICFILSVIQQRIEGKLDRYVAR, from the coding sequence ATGTATCTGAATAATATTTTTGCAGACCCTGAACGGTTAGAACGTTTGGCGGATATTGCACAAAGTTCCTTTCTCCCTTTGGTGAAGGGAGCTTTGTATTATACTCTTCCATTAACACTCATAACATTTGTCATTGGACTTATTTTAGCTATTCTTACTGCTTTGGCAAGAATCTCGACAATAAAGCCTCTTCAAATAATTGCAAGAATATATGTATCAATTATTAGAGGAACACCTTTGCTTGTTCAATTATTTATTATTTTCTATGGCCTTCCAAGTGTCGGAATCACAATCAGTCCGTTTATTTCTGCAGTTATAGGGTTTTCCCTGAATGTCGGAGCTTATGCATCTGAAATAATCAGGGCAGCAATATTGTCAACACCTAAAGGACAATGGGAAGCTGGATATTCAATTGGGATGAGTTATGCACAGACTTTAAAAAGAATTATTTTGCCTCAGGCTACACGCGTGTCTATACCGCCGCTGTCCAACACCTTTATCAGTTTAGTTAAGGATACGTCACTTGCATCATTAATTCTTGTATCAGAGATGTTCAGAAAAGCACAGGAAATAGCAGCAACGAATTATGAATTTCTTTTGATGTATTCTCTGGCTGGTTTTTTATATTGGATTATCTGTTTTATTCTATCTGTCATCCAGCAGCGCATTGAAGGGAAACTGGACCGTTATGTTGCAAGGTAA
- a CDS encoding amino acid ABC transporter ATP-binding protein codes for MISIKGLHKSFNELEVLKGIDLEIEKGKVVVVIGPSGSGKTTFLRCLNVLELPTKGIIQLDQQTLDFSGNIAKKTITEFRSNTGMVFQSYNLFPHKTALENVIEGPVIVKRENKGTAVKKASALLEKVGLGDKKDFYPFQLSGGQQQRVGIARALAMEPKVMLFDEPTSALDPELIGDVLNVMKDLAAEGMTMVVVTHEMRFAKEVADEVIFMDNGVIVERGAPSEVFDRPKEERTKRFLRKLAE; via the coding sequence ATGATTTCAATTAAAGGATTGCATAAAAGCTTTAATGAGCTAGAAGTTTTAAAAGGCATTGATTTAGAGATTGAAAAAGGAAAAGTTGTTGTTGTCATTGGTCCATCCGGATCAGGGAAAACAACATTCCTAAGATGCTTGAACGTACTTGAACTTCCGACAAAAGGAATCATTCAGCTGGATCAGCAAACACTCGATTTCAGCGGTAATATTGCTAAAAAAACAATTACGGAGTTTAGAAGCAATACAGGCATGGTATTTCAAAGCTATAATCTTTTTCCGCATAAAACAGCTCTTGAAAATGTGATTGAAGGACCAGTAATCGTTAAGAGAGAAAACAAAGGAACAGCCGTAAAAAAAGCAAGTGCCCTTCTTGAAAAAGTAGGTCTTGGGGATAAAAAGGATTTTTATCCTTTTCAGCTCTCAGGCGGACAGCAGCAGCGTGTGGGCATTGCAAGAGCTCTTGCAATGGAGCCTAAAGTGATGCTGTTTGATGAGCCTACCTCAGCCCTTGATCCAGAACTCATCGGAGACGTACTGAATGTCATGAAAGATTTAGCTGCAGAAGGAATGACCATGGTGGTAGTCACTCATGAAATGAGATTTGCAAAAGAAGTGGCTGATGAAGTGATCTTTATGGATAATGGAGTAATCGTAGAACGCGGTGCACCATCTGAAGTATTTGATCGGCCAAAAGAAGAACGGACAAAACGTTTTCTTAGAAAACTTGCAGAGTAG
- a CDS encoding alpha/beta-type small acid-soluble spore protein — MAQSNSNSSNQLVVPGAQQAIDQMKYEIASEFGVNLGAETTSRANGSVGGEITKRLVSFAQSNMSGFSK, encoded by the coding sequence ATGGCACAATCAAACAGCAATTCTTCAAATCAACTAGTTGTACCTGGTGCACAGCAAGCAATCGATCAAATGAAGTACGAAATCGCTTCTGAGTTTGGAGTGAACTTAGGTGCAGAAACAACTTCTCGTGCTAACGGATCTGTTGGCGGAGAAATCACAAAGCGCTTAGTTTCATTTGCTCAATCAAACATGAGCGGATTTTCTAAATAA
- the ugpC gene encoding sn-glycerol-3-phosphate ABC transporter ATP-binding protein UgpC — translation MAELKLNNIYKMYDNKVTAVEDFNLHIEDKEFIVFVGPSGCGKSTTLRMIAGLEEISKGDFSIDGKRMNDVAPKDRDIAMVFQNYALYPHMSVYDNMAFGLKLRKFPKDEIDRRVKDASRILGLDQYLDRKPKALSGGQRQRVALGRAIVRDAKVFLMDEPLSNLDAKLRVQMRAEISKLHHRLQTTTIYVTHDQTEAMTMATRLVVMKDGIIQQVGAPKEVYEKPENLFVGGFIGSPSMNFFTGQLTDGKFSIGTQSIVVPEGKMKYLREQGYVGKELIMGVRPEDIHDEPVFIESSHGSKVDAKIEVSELMGAETMLYSKIEGQDFIARVDSRTDVRPDQIIQLALDMNKAHFFNKETEVRIRPASEQ, via the coding sequence ATGGCTGAGCTTAAATTAAACAATATTTATAAAATGTATGATAACAAGGTAACGGCAGTTGAAGACTTTAACCTTCATATTGAAGATAAAGAATTCATCGTTTTCGTTGGCCCATCTGGCTGCGGTAAATCAACGACTCTTCGTATGATTGCAGGCCTTGAGGAAATCTCTAAAGGCGACTTCTCAATTGACGGAAAACGCATGAATGACGTTGCGCCGAAAGACCGCGACATCGCGATGGTATTCCAGAACTACGCGCTTTATCCACATATGTCTGTCTATGACAACATGGCATTTGGACTTAAACTCCGCAAATTCCCTAAAGATGAGATCGATCGCCGAGTGAAAGATGCTTCACGCATTTTGGGCCTTGATCAATACTTAGACCGCAAGCCTAAAGCATTATCAGGCGGTCAGCGTCAGCGTGTTGCACTTGGACGTGCCATCGTCCGTGATGCAAAAGTATTCTTAATGGATGAGCCATTATCAAACTTAGATGCTAAATTGCGTGTGCAAATGCGTGCTGAAATTTCTAAGCTTCATCACCGCCTGCAAACGACAACAATTTATGTAACGCATGACCAAACAGAAGCAATGACAATGGCAACACGCCTCGTTGTTATGAAAGACGGTATCATTCAGCAGGTCGGTGCACCGAAAGAAGTATATGAAAAGCCTGAAAACCTTTTTGTTGGCGGATTTATCGGTTCACCATCCATGAACTTCTTTACAGGTCAATTAACAGACGGAAAATTCTCAATTGGAACTCAATCCATTGTTGTTCCTGAAGGGAAAATGAAGTATCTCCGTGAGCAAGGCTACGTCGGCAAAGAATTGATCATGGGAGTTCGTCCTGAAGATATCCATGATGAGCCAGTTTTCATCGAATCTTCTCACGGATCAAAAGTAGATGCAAAAATTGAAGTATCTGAGCTTATGGGTGCTGAAACGATGCTCTACTCTAAAATTGAAGGCCAGGACTTCATTGCACGCGTAGATTCTCGCACAGATGTAAGACCAGACCAAATCATCCAGCTTGCTCTTGATATGAACAAAGCTCACTTCTTTAATAAAGAGACAGAGGTTCGTATTCGTCCGGCAAGTGAACAATAA
- a CDS encoding helix-turn-helix domain-containing protein produces the protein MIEKLASHYKEAFSLAYSHDKAEYLWFKTDEGQLFGILKSAVTEQEENLLSTLYTPYDHRFGEHGDRSEKWLHYLYGENGPPFLPSSNSIRCYYFYSKHPVADKQNFEEAMQGSIPSSTILWISRHKGIIFEENSEPVVDKESFDQWIDTFTSDFFIELYVYIGQLHRMTVSLKTKILAEQSCFEAIYKSFRRKKCLTFHEALPILIFDGSSLISEQVFSEFLTESFEDRELIQTLQVYFECNLNVSLTAKKLYMHRNSVQYRIEKFIEKTGIDIKHFYEAAAAFLVMQFLEHFTE, from the coding sequence ATGATTGAGAAATTAGCATCCCATTACAAAGAAGCCTTCTCTCTTGCCTATTCTCATGATAAGGCCGAATATTTGTGGTTCAAAACAGATGAGGGACAGCTGTTTGGCATTTTGAAAAGTGCTGTGACAGAGCAGGAGGAAAACCTGCTGTCCACATTATATACACCCTATGACCATAGATTTGGGGAACACGGCGATCGTTCTGAAAAATGGCTGCATTATTTGTACGGTGAAAATGGTCCTCCATTTCTCCCTTCTTCAAACAGCATCAGGTGCTATTATTTCTACAGCAAGCACCCGGTCGCAGATAAACAAAACTTTGAAGAAGCGATGCAGGGATCGATTCCATCTTCGACGATATTATGGATCAGCCGTCATAAAGGGATTATTTTTGAAGAAAACTCTGAGCCCGTTGTTGATAAGGAAAGCTTTGATCAGTGGATTGATACATTTACAAGTGATTTTTTCATTGAGCTGTATGTTTATATTGGACAGCTTCACAGAATGACCGTCTCATTGAAGACAAAAATTCTTGCAGAACAAAGCTGCTTTGAGGCGATTTATAAATCCTTTAGAAGGAAGAAATGCTTAACCTTTCATGAAGCTCTTCCCATCCTTATTTTTGATGGCAGCAGCCTGATCAGCGAGCAAGTATTCTCCGAATTTTTAACCGAATCATTTGAGGATAGGGAGCTTATTCAAACGCTCCAAGTTTACTTTGAATGCAATCTTAACGTCTCTCTTACCGCGAAAAAGTTATATATGCACAGGAATAGCGTTCAATACCGAATCGAGAAATTCATCGAAAAAACCGGAATAGATATTAAGCACTTCTATGAGGCTGCCGCTGCATTTTTAGTTATGCAGTTTCTAGAACACTTTACTGAATAA
- a CDS encoding YheE family protein, translating into MITHFQWKPLFKQTNLPGWRVSFYFKGIHYDAVYHKNGEIEWGTSTPALDDEEQIRSHIHELMLFHVYDG; encoded by the coding sequence ATGATTACACATTTTCAATGGAAGCCTTTATTCAAACAAACAAATTTGCCTGGCTGGCGGGTCTCTTTTTACTTTAAAGGAATTCACTACGATGCGGTTTACCATAAAAATGGCGAAATCGAATGGGGAACTTCCACTCCTGCATTAGATGATGAAGAACAAATTCGTTCGCATATTCACGAGTTAATGCTGTTTCATGTTTATGATGGTTAA
- a CDS encoding YheC/YheD family protein: protein MNLLLCRPVVGILTGEGGQGKIFHGDGKYFKRLQRKLREIGGFCYVFTLSGVKDRHVEGFAFSMKKQQWAKIACPYPDVIYNRIASRDEESREHFQLFKEQMISAQIPFFNPFFFDKWKVHQILSKSLHSYLPYTEKVHSAAEINSFLASRSCAYLKPLRSSQGQGIYRIRSAGHHYEVTSVDGTCEFFDKQVFAAKKFPFYDGYLMQEEIAANTFHHKKYDLRVLALLSGNDFLICGIGVRLAANNQTLTTHVPNGGSILSYESVSDRVSMEELQLIVKIAGRELVSHFGQIGEFSMDIGVTEKGPVIYEVNSKPMSFDESHIQTHRIDKLSDLFLQLSEGTSSLRSQLPLR from the coding sequence ATGAACCTGCTTCTTTGCAGACCAGTTGTCGGCATCCTTACGGGTGAAGGAGGACAGGGGAAAATCTTTCATGGGGATGGTAAGTACTTTAAAAGGCTTCAGCGCAAATTGAGAGAAATTGGAGGCTTTTGCTATGTATTTACTTTGAGCGGCGTGAAAGATCGCCATGTTGAAGGATTTGCCTTCAGTATGAAAAAACAGCAATGGGCAAAAATTGCATGTCCGTACCCGGATGTCATCTACAATCGGATCGCTTCCCGGGATGAAGAAAGCAGAGAACACTTTCAGTTATTTAAAGAACAAATGATTTCAGCACAAATCCCATTTTTTAATCCTTTCTTTTTTGATAAGTGGAAGGTGCACCAAATCCTGTCCAAATCTCTGCATTCCTATCTCCCCTATACAGAAAAAGTACATTCAGCAGCGGAAATCAACTCTTTTCTCGCTTCCCGTTCATGTGCGTATTTGAAGCCATTGAGGAGCAGTCAGGGACAGGGAATCTACCGGATACGCTCTGCAGGACATCATTATGAGGTAACATCGGTTGATGGTACATGTGAATTCTTCGATAAGCAGGTTTTTGCAGCAAAAAAATTCCCTTTTTATGATGGCTATCTCATGCAAGAAGAAATAGCCGCAAATACGTTTCATCACAAAAAATATGACCTTCGGGTACTTGCGCTTCTATCAGGAAATGATTTTCTCATCTGCGGAATTGGCGTACGTCTAGCCGCAAATAATCAGACACTAACCACACATGTTCCAAATGGCGGGTCGATTTTATCATATGAATCTGTTTCAGACAGAGTCAGCATGGAGGAGCTTCAGTTGATTGTAAAAATTGCCGGCAGGGAGTTAGTCTCCCATTTTGGGCAGATCGGCGAATTTTCAATGGATATTGGAGTAACGGAAAAGGGACCGGTCATTTACGAAGTAAACAGCAAACCCATGAGCTTCGATGAGTCCCATATTCAAACACACCGCATCGACAAGCTTTCAGATTTATTTCTGCAGCTGTCTGAAGGAACATCTTCACTTCGCTCTCAACTTCCTTTAAGATAA
- a CDS encoding YheC/YheD family protein has protein sequence MNPSYNITVTFTASKTLILPASARHETNQDLTVVIFGTAASSCIVEFQELNGAIKISKDLMDDLHLPLGKTQLIFHQNTVYLGPLIGIFTAGFTGSIMRPIGNRSLFFAKYLTAQKSAGLFAYVFGAHLIDWETGIVNGFTFDDEGFRQVKIPLPNVVYDRLPNREIEEHQALKMVKKRLRTEYGIPWFNPGFFDKWTIHQLLLPHSETALYLPETKLAPSKEAIEEMLNRHKSVYLKPRNGSLGLGVFQLIYSPDDQTYYCRYRSEQEDNILRKYRSLDQFFMYSFGSRKMDDYLLQERIKLIRVDQQQIDFRVHTNKDSKGRFHVTAIAAKMAGKGSVTTHLDNGGMIKTLEELFEQEDERNQAFRSLTLAALVLSEKIDQSIDGFIGEIGFDLGIDACKNVWLFEANSKPGRSIFSHPALIEEDLHSRKLSLQYALYLTKIAIEKPEVLYE, from the coding sequence ATGAATCCTTCTTACAACATAACCGTCACTTTCACTGCATCAAAAACATTAATTCTTCCGGCTTCCGCAAGGCATGAAACAAATCAGGATCTTACGGTGGTTATCTTTGGAACTGCAGCATCTAGTTGTATTGTCGAATTTCAGGAGCTGAATGGAGCAATAAAAATTTCAAAGGACTTAATGGATGATCTCCATCTTCCACTTGGAAAAACGCAATTGATTTTTCACCAGAACACTGTCTACCTTGGACCGCTGATAGGCATATTCACTGCTGGATTCACCGGCTCGATTATGCGGCCAATAGGAAATCGCTCGTTATTTTTTGCGAAGTACTTAACAGCACAAAAATCAGCAGGATTGTTTGCTTATGTTTTTGGGGCACACCTCATTGATTGGGAAACTGGCATCGTAAATGGTTTTACGTTTGATGATGAAGGCTTTAGACAGGTGAAAATTCCGCTTCCGAACGTTGTATATGACCGTTTGCCGAACCGGGAAATAGAAGAACATCAAGCCTTGAAAATGGTCAAAAAGCGTCTTAGAACGGAGTATGGGATTCCATGGTTTAATCCTGGTTTTTTTGATAAATGGACCATTCACCAGCTCCTGCTTCCCCACTCTGAGACAGCCTTGTATTTGCCGGAGACTAAGCTTGCTCCCTCAAAAGAAGCAATTGAAGAAATGCTCAACCGTCATAAAAGCGTGTATTTAAAGCCGCGCAACGGCAGTCTTGGACTAGGTGTATTTCAATTAATCTATTCTCCGGATGATCAGACTTACTACTGCAGATACCGTTCAGAACAGGAAGATAACATACTGCGCAAATACAGATCGCTTGATCAATTTTTCATGTATTCATTTGGAAGCAGGAAGATGGATGATTACCTCCTTCAAGAGCGGATAAAACTAATCCGGGTTGATCAGCAGCAGATCGACTTTCGTGTTCATACGAATAAGGATTCAAAAGGCCGCTTTCATGTTACAGCCATTGCCGCCAAAATGGCGGGTAAAGGCAGTGTTACTACTCATCTAGATAATGGTGGCATGATCAAAACCCTTGAAGAGCTATTTGAACAGGAAGATGAACGCAATCAGGCTTTTCGTTCACTCACTCTTGCAGCTCTTGTCCTAAGCGAGAAGATTGACCAAAGCATTGATGGTTTTATTGGTGAGATTGGCTTTGATTTGGGCATTGACGCCTGCAAAAATGTGTGGCTGTTTGAGGCAAATTCAAAACCGGGAAGATCCATCTTTTCTCATCCTGCATTAATAGAAGAAGATTTGCATTCGAGAAAGCTGTCTCTTCAGTACGCTCTGTATTTGACGAAAATAGCGATTGAAAAACCAGAGGTCCTTTACGAATGA